GGAGTATACGGATAACATCAAGACGTATGACAGCGATGTAACGGCTCTGCGTGCCTTGGAGCAAGGAAAACACGATGTCGTGATTACAGATAGCGTCGTTGGGGAAATTGCCATTGCCCAAGGCTTGAAGCTCAAGAAAAGCGGGTCGCCACTCTCGGAGGTCAAGCATGGAATCGCAGTGCGCAAAGGAAATACGGAATTGCTGAACAAGATCAACGAAGTGCTCAAGCAAATGATGGAGGATGGAACCTACGTCAAATTGAGCGAAAAGTACTTTAACCGCGACATCAGTAAAGCAGAATAGTGATCTGATATAAAAAGTAAATTCCATTACGAGTGAGGGGTGGCATCTAGTGCCCAGTTTTGCCCATCTGACAGAAGAGTTTTTCCGGACATTGCCGTTTTTTTGGAAGCCGTTGCTGCTGACCTTTCAGCTGACGATCGCTTCTGTTATCGTAGGCTCGATTATCGGATTGTTTGTCGCCTTGTTAAAGGTATCCAAGCTTCCAGTTGCACGTTTCATAGCCAATGCATACATCATGATCATTCGCGGTACACCGTTGGTCGTGCAAATTTTCGTCTTGTATTTCGGCTTTTACAAAGTCATTGACCTCGGTCAATTTTGGTCGGCAGCGCTCGCTTTGGCGATTCACAGTGGAGCCTATATCGCAGAGATTTTCCGGGGCTCTATTCAGTCAATTGATAAAGGACAAATGGAGGCAGGGCTGTCTTTGGGTATGTCCGCTCGTCAGACCATGCGTCGGATCATTTTGCCGCAAGCGATGAAACGTTCGATCCCACCGCTTGGCAACCAGTTTATTTTGTCTTTGAAGGAATCGTCTCTGGCCGCTTTCATTGCCATGGATGAGTTGTTCTCGCTGGCCCGCCGCTTGTCTGCGGAAACCTTTGATGAAATGACGTACTTTTTGATTGTGGCGCTCTATTACCTGGTTATTGTCATGGCGTTTACGTTTGTGGTCCACATCATGGAGAAGCGTTTGGCAAAAGGAGAGGCGTAAAGCGGAGGGGAAAAACGATGGAAAAGCAAAGAGAAATGATTCGCGTGCAAAATTTGAAGAAAAGCTTTGGAAAAGTGGAAGTTCTCAAGGATGTTACCTTGCAAGTCGGAAAGGGCGAGGTCGTCGTCTTGATCGGTGCCAGTGGATCGGGGAAAAGCACATTGATTCGATGCATTAATTTTCTGGAGATCAAGGACGGCGGAGAGATTTATATCGAAGGGAACAGCATCGACCCGAAGAAGGATGACTTGACCAAAGTACGGCAAAAGGTAGG
The window above is part of the Brevibacillus brevis NBRC 100599 genome. Proteins encoded here:
- a CDS encoding amino acid ABC transporter permease: MPSFAHLTEEFFRTLPFFWKPLLLTFQLTIASVIVGSIIGLFVALLKVSKLPVARFIANAYIMIIRGTPLVVQIFVLYFGFYKVIDLGQFWSAALALAIHSGAYIAEIFRGSIQSIDKGQMEAGLSLGMSARQTMRRIILPQAMKRSIPPLGNQFILSLKESSLAAFIAMDELFSLARRLSAETFDEMTYFLIVALYYLVIVMAFTFVVHIMEKRLAKGEA